The Streptomyces sp. cg36 genomic interval CAGCCGGGCCAGCACCCGCAGGGGCGACTGCCGCCAGATGGAGAGCAGCTGGCCCGCCTCGGCGGTCAGCCGCAGGGCCGCACCGACCGTGCGCGCCTCGCTCTCCGAGCCGAAGTCGCTGCGGCGGCGCACCTCCTCCAGCGCCCAGTCGGCGCCGGAGAGCGCGGCGCTGCCGCGCGCCCCGCGCAGCGCGGCCTCCGAGGTGATCTCGTTGCTGCGCCGCCGCATGACGCGGTGCCCGTAGACCCGGTCGACGGCTTTGCGTACGGAGTCCACGGCGTCCGGGACGCCCGGCAGCGAGCCCAGGGCGACTAGCGGATCGGCGGCCGACGAGGCGTTCGTACTCATAAGTAAGGAGGCTACGCGCCCGTGGCCCACACCCCACCTTCGAGTGGTCTTCTTCACTCGCCACCCCCACATCGTGCTACCTCACGATTACCGTTGGTGAACATGAAGATCGCTTTCGTGGGCAAGGGCGGCAGCGGCAAGACGACGCTGTCCTCGCTCTTCATCCGCCATCTCACCGCCAACGAGGCCGCCGTGCTCGCGGTCGACGCCGACATCAACCAGCACCTGGGCGCCGCGCTCGGGCTCGACGAGGCGGAGGCCGCAGCGCTGCCCGCGCTCGGCGCGCAGCTGCCGCTGATCAAGGACTATCTGCGGGGCACCAACCCCCGTATCGCCTCGGCCGACACGATGATCAAGACCACCCCGCCCGGGCAGGGCTCGCGGCTGCTGCGGATCCGCGAGTCCAACCCGGTGTACGAGGCGTGCGCGCGGCGGGTGGTGCTGGACGACGGGGACATCCGGCTGATGGCGACGGGCCCGTTCACCGAATCCGACCTGGGGGTGGCCTGCTACCACTCGAAGGTCGGGGCGGTCGAGCTCTGTCTGAACCACCTGGTCGACGGGCCCGACGAGTACGTCGTCGTCGACATGACGGCCGGATCCGACTCGTTCGCCTCCGGGATGTTCACCCGTTTCGACATGACGTTCCTGGTGGCCGAGCCGACCCGCAAGGGGGTGTCGGTGTACCGCCAGTACAAGGAGTACGCGCGCGACTTCGGGGTCGCCCTGAAGGTCGTCGGCAACAAGGTGCAGTGCCCGGACGACCTGGAGTTCCTGCGCGACGAGGTCGGCGACGACCTGCTCGTCACGATCGGCCACTCGGACTGGGTGCGCGCGATGGAGAAGGGGCGCCCGCCGCGCTTCGAGCTCCTGGAGGCGGACAACCGGCTCGCCCTCCAGGCGCTCCAGAACGCGGCGGACGACTCGTACGAGGTGCGCGACTGGGAGCGCTACACCCGTCAGATGGTCCATTTCCATCTGAAGAACGCGGAGAGCTGGGGGAACGCGAAGACGGGCGCCGACCTGGCCGCGCAGGTCGACCCCGCCTTCGTGCTCGGGGAGCCGTTCGGCGAGCAGCTCGTCGAGGTCAGTGAGCCGCAGCCTGCTTGAGGCCGGGCTGCTGGAGCGGCTTGGCCGGCTGGGCCGGAACGGCGGGCTGGGCGG includes:
- a CDS encoding ATP-binding protein — its product is MKIAFVGKGGSGKTTLSSLFIRHLTANEAAVLAVDADINQHLGAALGLDEAEAAALPALGAQLPLIKDYLRGTNPRIASADTMIKTTPPGQGSRLLRIRESNPVYEACARRVVLDDGDIRLMATGPFTESDLGVACYHSKVGAVELCLNHLVDGPDEYVVVDMTAGSDSFASGMFTRFDMTFLVAEPTRKGVSVYRQYKEYARDFGVALKVVGNKVQCPDDLEFLRDEVGDDLLVTIGHSDWVRAMEKGRPPRFELLEADNRLALQALQNAADDSYEVRDWERYTRQMVHFHLKNAESWGNAKTGADLAAQVDPAFVLGEPFGEQLVEVSEPQPA